One part of the Drosophila teissieri strain GT53w chromosome 3R, Prin_Dtei_1.1, whole genome shotgun sequence genome encodes these proteins:
- the LOC122619708 gene encoding protein Malvolio isoform X3 — translation MNTMSSNEAYHEPGAGGDGSGGSSGASAGGSQRSNQLHHQQILNETTYLKPAAKQAYFSDEKVLIPDDDSTNVGFSFRKLWAFTGPGFLMSIAYLDPGNIESDMQSGAAAKYKILWVLLWATVLGLLMQRLAARLGVVTGLHLAEMCYRQYKRLPRWILWIMIEIAIIGSDMQEVIGTAIAIYLLSNKVVPLWGGVLITIVDTFTFLFLDKYGLRKLEFLFGTLITIMAVSFGYEYIVSAPNQAEVLEGMFVPWCSNCNSNVLLQAVGVVGAVIMPHNLYLHSALVKSRDIDRRQTKKVSEANFYFFIEASVALFVSFIINLFVVAVFAHGMYGKTNNDVIDVCKDKSMYEDAKMSFVDSVNGTAIIDADLYKGGLFLGCTFGAVAMYIWGVGILAAGQSSTMTGTYAGQFSMEGFLNLQWPRWCRVLVTRCIAIIPTFCLAMFSKMEDLTSMNDILNAVMSLQLPFAAIPTIAFTSCAAIMGEFVNGLGNKIVSILLTIVVIGVNLYFVVVQVESMEIKGGLLALVCIFAILYILFNLYLVIHMAACMGNQRLMNSRWVQRFVLPSQNSFSIKNANSTYARIATSSDQEPEGLAGEDA, via the exons ATGAATAC CATGTCTTCGAATGAGGCCTACCACGAGCCAGGTGCCGGTGGAGATGGATCAGGCGGATCGTCTGGCGCATCCGCCGGAGGTAGTCAGCGGAGTAACcagctgcaccaccagcagatACTTAACGAGACGACCTACCTGAAACCCGCCGCCAAGCAGGCCTACTTCAGCGATGAGAAGGTCCTCATACCCGACGATGATAGCACAAAC GTGGGTTTTAGCTTTCGCAAGCTGTGGGCCTTCACGGGACCCGGTTTTCTTATGTCCATTGCATATCTGGATCCCGGCAACATCGAATCCGATATGCAGTCTGGTGCGGCGGCCAAGTACAAGATCTTGTGGGTCTTGCTATGGGCCACAGTCCTAGGTCTGCTCATGCAACGCTTGGCTGCAAG ACTGGGCGTGGTCACAGGCCTGCATCTGGCCGAGATGTGCTACAGACAGTACAAGCGTCTGCCACGTTGGATACTCTGGATCATGATAGAGATAGCCATTATAGGATCCGACATGCAGGAGGTCATTGGCACGGCCATTGCCATATATCTGCTGTCCAACAAAGT GGTGCCTTTGTGGGGCGGAGTGTTGATCACCATTGTTGACACGTTCACGTTCCTCTTTCTGGACAAGTACGGACTACGCAAGCTGGAGTTCCTATTCGGCACCCTCATCACCATTATGGCTGTCTCATTCGGCTATGAG TACATTGTGTCAGCGCCTAATCAAGCTGAAGTTCTCGAGGGAATGTTTGTGCCTTGGTGCTCCAACTGCAATTCAAATGTGTTGCTGCAAGCCGTGGGTGTCGTAGGTGCTGTTATTATGCCGCACAATCTCTACCTGCACTCCGCCTTGGTTAAG TCCCGCGATATTGACCGTCGCCAGACGAAGAAAGTTAGCGAGGCGAATTTTTACTTCTTTATCGAGGCTTCGGTAGCTTTGTTTGTGTCCTTCATCATCAATCTGTTTGTGGTGGCTGTGTTTGCCCATGGCATGTATGGCAAAACTAATAACGACGTT ATTGACGTGTGTAAGGACAAGTCAATGTACGAGGACGCCAAAATGTCTTTTGTGGACAGTGTGAATGGAACCGCGATCATCGATGCGGATCTATACAAGGGTGGCCTTTTCCTTGGCTGCACCTTTGGAGCTGTGGCCATGTACATTTGGGGTGTGGGCATTCTAGCTGCTGGACAGAGCTCCACAATGACGGGCACCTATGCGGGTCAGTTCTCAATGGAAGGCTTCTTGAATCTGCAGTGGCCGCGCTGGTGCCGCGTGCTGGTCACGCGCTGCATTGCCATTATTCCCACCTTCTGCCTGGCCATGTTCAGCAAGATGGAAGATTTGACTAGCATGAACGACATTCTGAATGCGGTGATGTCGCTCCAGCTGCCATTCGCTGCCATACCCACCATCGCCTTCACCTCGTGCGCCGCCATAATGGGCGAGTTCGTCAATGGACT GGGCAACAAAATCGTATCCATACTGCTCACCATTGTTGTGATTGGCGTTAATTTGTACTTTGTGGTGGTGCAAGTAGAGAGCATGGAAATAAAAGGCGGCTTGCTGGCCCTAGTCT GCATTTTTGCCATTCTGTATATACTGTTCAACCTGTACCTTGTGATACACATGGCTGCCTGCATGGGCAATCAGCGTTTGATGAACAGCCGG TGGGTGCAGCGTTTCGTGTTGCCAAGCCAGAACAGCTTTTCGATAAAGAATGCCAACTCGACGTATGCCAG GATTGCCACGAGTTCGGACCAAGAGCCGGAGGGCTTGGCCGGTGAGGATGCGTAG
- the LOC122621198 gene encoding protein takeout: protein MRLIVIVCCLWRASSLGQLPSDIEKCKAGDSICIAETVTRILRLYPNGLPSIGLNALDSIGFENVVVSRMEPDGPSTLDLRFHNLTVIGFADSTVTDAKGFAADLPQVLELSAWIPLLKLDGFYEMRGSLLTMPIHGKGQAQVEIKECRVRCKVLVSEDLRGDGKLYAGIAKVKCLLDVQGMHMNFDNLLNNPEMSEAMNVVANTKWLEIWHTLRRGITSAVDQLVESILKRVANKLPYEDFYRD from the exons ATGAGGCTAATCGTGATAGTTTGCTGCCTGTGGAGGGCTTCAAGTTTGGGACAGCTGC CTTCTGATATCGAGAAATGCAAGGCTGGCGATTCCATTTGCATAGCCGAAACAGTGACCAGGATTCTGCGCTTGTATCCCAATGGTCTGCCCTCCATTGGATTGAATGCTCTGGATTCGATTGGGTTTGAGAATGTAGTCGTCAGTCGGATGGAACCAGATGGACCGTCTACTTTGGATTTGAGATTCCATAATCTCACCGTAATAGGATTTGCGGACTCAACAGTAACGGATGCAAAGGGATTCGCAGCGGATCTGCCGCAGGTCCTGGAGTTGAGTGCCTGGATTCCATTGCTGAAACTCGATGGGTTTTACGAGATGCGTGGCAGTTTGCTGACGATGCCCATTCATGGAAAAGGTCAAGCCCAGGTGGAGATCAAGGAATGCCGCGTTCGCTGCAAGGTGCTTGTTTCGGAAGATCTCCGAGGCGATGGCAAGCTATATGCTGGGATAGCCAAGGTCAAGTGCTTGCTGGATGTGCAGGG CATGCATATGAACTTCGACAATCTTCTCAATAACCCAGAAATGAGCGAAGCCATGAACGTTGTGGCCAACACTAAGTGGTTGGAAATTTGGCATACTCTTCGCAGGGGTATCACCTCTGCAGTGGATCAATTGGTAGAGTCTATTCTCAAGCGAGTAGCTAACAAGTTACCATATGAAGATTTCTATAGGGATTAG
- the LOC122619708 gene encoding protein Malvolio isoform X1, which translates to MNTMSSNEAYHEPGAGGDGSGGSSGASAGGSQRSNQLHHQQILNETTYLKPAAKQAYFSDEKVLIPDDDSTNVGFSFRKLWAFTGPGFLMSIAYLDPGNIESDMQSGAAAKYKILWVLLWATVLGLLMQRLAARLGVVTGLHLAEMCYRQYKRLPRWILWIMIEIAIIGSDMQEVIGTAIAIYLLSNKVVPLWGGVLITIVDTFTFLFLDKYGLRKLEFLFGTLITIMAVSFGYEYIVSAPNQAEVLEGMFVPWCSNCNSNVLLQAVGVVGAVIMPHNLYLHSALVKSRDIDRRQTKKVSEANFYFFIEASVALFVSFIINLFVVAVFAHGMYGKTNNDVIDVCKDKSMYEDAKMSFVDSVNGTAIIDADLYKGGLFLGCTFGAVAMYIWGVGILAAGQSSTMTGTYAGQFSMEGFLNLQWPRWCRVLVTRCIAIIPTFCLAMFSKMEDLTSMNDILNAVMSLQLPFAAIPTIAFTSCAAIMGEFVNGLGNKIVSILLTIVVIGVNLYFVVVQVESMEIKGGLLALVCIFAILYILFNLYLVIHMAACMGNQRLMNSRWVQRFVLPSQNSFSIKNANSTYASELTLNDNGAARNSIQNPNQNLTQRNQLR; encoded by the exons ATGAATAC CATGTCTTCGAATGAGGCCTACCACGAGCCAGGTGCCGGTGGAGATGGATCAGGCGGATCGTCTGGCGCATCCGCCGGAGGTAGTCAGCGGAGTAACcagctgcaccaccagcagatACTTAACGAGACGACCTACCTGAAACCCGCCGCCAAGCAGGCCTACTTCAGCGATGAGAAGGTCCTCATACCCGACGATGATAGCACAAAC GTGGGTTTTAGCTTTCGCAAGCTGTGGGCCTTCACGGGACCCGGTTTTCTTATGTCCATTGCATATCTGGATCCCGGCAACATCGAATCCGATATGCAGTCTGGTGCGGCGGCCAAGTACAAGATCTTGTGGGTCTTGCTATGGGCCACAGTCCTAGGTCTGCTCATGCAACGCTTGGCTGCAAG ACTGGGCGTGGTCACAGGCCTGCATCTGGCCGAGATGTGCTACAGACAGTACAAGCGTCTGCCACGTTGGATACTCTGGATCATGATAGAGATAGCCATTATAGGATCCGACATGCAGGAGGTCATTGGCACGGCCATTGCCATATATCTGCTGTCCAACAAAGT GGTGCCTTTGTGGGGCGGAGTGTTGATCACCATTGTTGACACGTTCACGTTCCTCTTTCTGGACAAGTACGGACTACGCAAGCTGGAGTTCCTATTCGGCACCCTCATCACCATTATGGCTGTCTCATTCGGCTATGAG TACATTGTGTCAGCGCCTAATCAAGCTGAAGTTCTCGAGGGAATGTTTGTGCCTTGGTGCTCCAACTGCAATTCAAATGTGTTGCTGCAAGCCGTGGGTGTCGTAGGTGCTGTTATTATGCCGCACAATCTCTACCTGCACTCCGCCTTGGTTAAG TCCCGCGATATTGACCGTCGCCAGACGAAGAAAGTTAGCGAGGCGAATTTTTACTTCTTTATCGAGGCTTCGGTAGCTTTGTTTGTGTCCTTCATCATCAATCTGTTTGTGGTGGCTGTGTTTGCCCATGGCATGTATGGCAAAACTAATAACGACGTT ATTGACGTGTGTAAGGACAAGTCAATGTACGAGGACGCCAAAATGTCTTTTGTGGACAGTGTGAATGGAACCGCGATCATCGATGCGGATCTATACAAGGGTGGCCTTTTCCTTGGCTGCACCTTTGGAGCTGTGGCCATGTACATTTGGGGTGTGGGCATTCTAGCTGCTGGACAGAGCTCCACAATGACGGGCACCTATGCGGGTCAGTTCTCAATGGAAGGCTTCTTGAATCTGCAGTGGCCGCGCTGGTGCCGCGTGCTGGTCACGCGCTGCATTGCCATTATTCCCACCTTCTGCCTGGCCATGTTCAGCAAGATGGAAGATTTGACTAGCATGAACGACATTCTGAATGCGGTGATGTCGCTCCAGCTGCCATTCGCTGCCATACCCACCATCGCCTTCACCTCGTGCGCCGCCATAATGGGCGAGTTCGTCAATGGACT GGGCAACAAAATCGTATCCATACTGCTCACCATTGTTGTGATTGGCGTTAATTTGTACTTTGTGGTGGTGCAAGTAGAGAGCATGGAAATAAAAGGCGGCTTGCTGGCCCTAGTCT GCATTTTTGCCATTCTGTATATACTGTTCAACCTGTACCTTGTGATACACATGGCTGCCTGCATGGGCAATCAGCGTTTGATGAACAGCCGG TGGGTGCAGCGTTTCGTGTTGCCAAGCCAGAACAGCTTTTCGATAAAGAATGCCAACTCGACGTATGCCAG CGAGCTGACGCTTAACGATAATGGAGCCGCAAGAAACTCCATTCAGAATCCAAACCAGAATCTCACCCAACGAAACCAACTAAGATAG
- the LOC122619708 gene encoding protein Malvolio isoform X2, with translation MNTMSSNEAYHEPGAGGDGSGGSSGASAGGSQRSNQLHHQQILNETTYLKPAAKQAYFSDEKVLIPDDDSTNVGFSFRKLWAFTGPGFLMSIAYLDPGNIESDMQSGAAAKYKILWVLLWATVLGLLMQRLAARLGVVTGLHLAEMCYRQYKRLPRWILWIMIEIAIIGSDMQEVIGTAIAIYLLSNKVVPLWGGVLITIVDTFTFLFLDKYGLRKLEFLFGTLITIMAVSFGYEYIVSAPNQAEVLEGMFVPWCSNCNSNVLLQAVGVVGAVIMPHNLYLHSALVKSRDIDRRQTKKVSEANFYFFIEASVALFVSFIINLFVVAVFAHGMYGKTNNDVIDVCKDKSMYEDAKMSFVDSVNGTAIIDADLYKGGLFLGCTFGAVAMYIWGVGILAAGQSSTMTGTYAGQFSMEGFLNLQWPRWCRVLVTRCIAIIPTFCLAMFSKMEDLTSMNDILNAVMSLQLPFAAIPTIAFTSCAAIMGEFVNGLGNKIVSILLTIVVIGVNLYFVVVQVESMEIKGGLLALVCIFAILYILFNLYLVIHMAACMGNQRLMNSRWVQRFVLPSQNSFSIKNANSTYASDVTLVVGDSATNTVKGLDTVSEKVPN, from the exons ATGAATAC CATGTCTTCGAATGAGGCCTACCACGAGCCAGGTGCCGGTGGAGATGGATCAGGCGGATCGTCTGGCGCATCCGCCGGAGGTAGTCAGCGGAGTAACcagctgcaccaccagcagatACTTAACGAGACGACCTACCTGAAACCCGCCGCCAAGCAGGCCTACTTCAGCGATGAGAAGGTCCTCATACCCGACGATGATAGCACAAAC GTGGGTTTTAGCTTTCGCAAGCTGTGGGCCTTCACGGGACCCGGTTTTCTTATGTCCATTGCATATCTGGATCCCGGCAACATCGAATCCGATATGCAGTCTGGTGCGGCGGCCAAGTACAAGATCTTGTGGGTCTTGCTATGGGCCACAGTCCTAGGTCTGCTCATGCAACGCTTGGCTGCAAG ACTGGGCGTGGTCACAGGCCTGCATCTGGCCGAGATGTGCTACAGACAGTACAAGCGTCTGCCACGTTGGATACTCTGGATCATGATAGAGATAGCCATTATAGGATCCGACATGCAGGAGGTCATTGGCACGGCCATTGCCATATATCTGCTGTCCAACAAAGT GGTGCCTTTGTGGGGCGGAGTGTTGATCACCATTGTTGACACGTTCACGTTCCTCTTTCTGGACAAGTACGGACTACGCAAGCTGGAGTTCCTATTCGGCACCCTCATCACCATTATGGCTGTCTCATTCGGCTATGAG TACATTGTGTCAGCGCCTAATCAAGCTGAAGTTCTCGAGGGAATGTTTGTGCCTTGGTGCTCCAACTGCAATTCAAATGTGTTGCTGCAAGCCGTGGGTGTCGTAGGTGCTGTTATTATGCCGCACAATCTCTACCTGCACTCCGCCTTGGTTAAG TCCCGCGATATTGACCGTCGCCAGACGAAGAAAGTTAGCGAGGCGAATTTTTACTTCTTTATCGAGGCTTCGGTAGCTTTGTTTGTGTCCTTCATCATCAATCTGTTTGTGGTGGCTGTGTTTGCCCATGGCATGTATGGCAAAACTAATAACGACGTT ATTGACGTGTGTAAGGACAAGTCAATGTACGAGGACGCCAAAATGTCTTTTGTGGACAGTGTGAATGGAACCGCGATCATCGATGCGGATCTATACAAGGGTGGCCTTTTCCTTGGCTGCACCTTTGGAGCTGTGGCCATGTACATTTGGGGTGTGGGCATTCTAGCTGCTGGACAGAGCTCCACAATGACGGGCACCTATGCGGGTCAGTTCTCAATGGAAGGCTTCTTGAATCTGCAGTGGCCGCGCTGGTGCCGCGTGCTGGTCACGCGCTGCATTGCCATTATTCCCACCTTCTGCCTGGCCATGTTCAGCAAGATGGAAGATTTGACTAGCATGAACGACATTCTGAATGCGGTGATGTCGCTCCAGCTGCCATTCGCTGCCATACCCACCATCGCCTTCACCTCGTGCGCCGCCATAATGGGCGAGTTCGTCAATGGACT GGGCAACAAAATCGTATCCATACTGCTCACCATTGTTGTGATTGGCGTTAATTTGTACTTTGTGGTGGTGCAAGTAGAGAGCATGGAAATAAAAGGCGGCTTGCTGGCCCTAGTCT GCATTTTTGCCATTCTGTATATACTGTTCAACCTGTACCTTGTGATACACATGGCTGCCTGCATGGGCAATCAGCGTTTGATGAACAGCCGG TGGGTGCAGCGTTTCGTGTTGCCAAGCCAGAACAGCTTTTCGATAAAGAATGCCAACTCGACGTATGCCAG TGATGTAACCTTAGTTGTAGGCGATTCAGCTACTAACACGGTGAAAGGTCTTGATACCGTCTCGGAGAAAGTGCCTAACTGA